ATCCACCACCAACGGCCAGACGACCTTGCCCGGACGGAGATCCACATTGCTTCCCCTGACCACGCTGCACCGCCACCTGCGCTGGATCGCGCTCGCCGCGATCGTGATCAGCATCGCGACCTGGACGCTCGACCTCACGGGCCTGGTCTACACCTGTCCGTACTGCCGCGTGCAGCGCAGCGTGATCGGCCTGCTCGGCCTGCTGATGCTGTGGCCCGACCTTCGCGCCTGGCCGGTGCGCTGGCTGGGCAGCGCGCTGGGGATGCTGGGTGCGGTGGTGGCCGCGACCCAGCACTTCGGCGGCTGGCGGCGGCTCAGCGCCGGCGAGTTCAAGCTCGCCACCCCGTGGGTGGTGGATCCGTTCCTGCTGTCCGGCGCGGCGCTCCTGATCATCACCGGCCTGGTGCTGCTGCTGTGGTCGTGGCGGCCCGCACCGCCGCGCTGACGCATCAGGTGCCTGCCGCCTTGAGCTGGTCGCGGTAGCGACGACTGCAGGGCACCACGGTGCCGTCGTGCAGGTGGATGCGCGCATCGCCGCTGTCCACCGGTTCGATCGAGGCGATCTGCGCCAGGTTCACCAGGTGGCTGCGGTGGACGCGCAGGAAGCGCGCGGGGTCCAGCCGCTCCTGCAGTTGCGCCAGCGTGCTGCGCAACGGATAGACATGCCCACGCACGTGCAGGTTGGCGTAGTTACCGGCGCCCTGCACCCACTCGATGTCGGTGGCCGCGACCAGGAATTCGCGGCCCAGCTTGCGCACCAGGAAGCGCTCCGGCCGCTCCACCGGTTCTGCAGGCGGACCATGGTCGGGCGCGGCCAGCAGCGAGGCCTCGCCCTGGATGCGCCGCACCAGCAGCCGGTACATGTGCAGCAACACCACGATGCCGAGAAAGGTGCGCGCATCCTTGAGGTACTCGTAGCCGAACGCGTCGCCGAACACGTATGTGGTGCCCTGCATGGCGTAGACCAGCTTGCGCATCGTGACCATCAGCCCGACGTGCAGCAGCGACCACACCACGCTGGCGAGCAGGTACAGCGGCACGCGTCGCAGCCAGTTGTCGACATGCACCGGCCAGCGCGCGGTGAACGCGATCACCAGCGGCGCCAGCAACAGCACCGCGAGCGCGCTGCTCGATTCCCAGGTCGCGACCTCCCAGTCTGCGAACTGCAGCCCGGCGCGCGCGACGTCGATCCGCGCGGTCAGGCTGTTGCCGATGGCGGACAGCGCACAGCTGATGACCCAGTAGCCGACCTCCAGTGGACGACGCACGGCCAGCAGGCGTTCGGCCGCCCCGCGGGCGGTGGGATCGACGTTCGCGGACATCGGGCGATTGTAGGTCCGGGCCGCGGCGGCGCCGTCCCGTTCGCCCACGGCTGGTCACCGCCAGCGCGCGATTCGTCCCTTCGCGGCGGCGCGCGGCCGGTCGCGCCGCCAGCATCGCTCGATATCCACTGCGGCCACCGCCATGCAACGACGCCACGACCTTGACACCCTGCGCGTGTGCGCCTTCGCCCTGCTGATCCTCTATCACGTCGGCATGGTCTACGTGCCCGACTGGGACTTCCATCTGAAGAGCCCCGTCGAGCTGGCGTGGATCGAGTGGCCGATGGTGCTGGTCAACCGCTGGCGGATGTCGCTGTTGTTCCTGCTGTCGGGAATCACCCTCGGCCTGGTGCTGGCGCGCGCACCGTCGCTGCGGCTGGCGACCCGTCGCAGCTGGCGCCTGCTGCTGCCGCTGGCGTTCGGCATCGTCGCCATCGTGCCGGTGCAGGCGTACTGCGAGGCGCGCACGCTGGGCACGATCGATGCCGGATACGGCGCCTTCCTGCTGCGCTACCTGCAGCTGCGGCCGTGGCCGGCGGGCACCTTCACCGGTGGCGAGTACGGTTTCACCTGGAACCACCTCTGGTACCTGGCCTATCTGTGGACCTACACGATGCTGGTGCTGGCGGCGCGGCCGCTGCTCCTGGCCACCGGCGGTGCGCGGCTGGCCGCATGGCTGGCCACGCGGGGGCGCTGGCTGCTGTGGACGCTGCCGCCGCTGGCGTTCCTGGCCGCCCTGCTGGTACTGGCCCCGCGCTATCCGTCGACCCATGCGCTGGCCGGCGACTGGTTCAACCATGCACGCTATTTCGGCGCCTTCGCCTTCGGCCTGCTGGTCGCGGGCAGCGCGCCAATGTGGGAGGCACTGCGGGCACGTCGGCGGCGGCTGGCGGGGCTGGCACTCGTGGGAGCCACGCTCTACATGGGCCTGCGTGCGCTCGGCCGTCTTGTCGACAGCGGCCGGGTGTCACCGGAGCCGTTCCTTGCGCTGATGCCGGAAGCCTGCTGGGACCTGCTGTCGTCCGCCGGCCATGCGCTGTACTGGTGGACAGCACTGCTCGCCCTGCTGGGCTGGGCTGCGCACGCGCTGGACCGGCCGTGGCCGGGTTTGGCCTATGTATCCAGCGCGGTCTATCCCTGGTACATCCTCCACCAGAGCCCGATCATCCTCGCCGCGTACTGGCTGATCCCGTTCGGGCTGGGCCCGGTCCTCGAGCCGCTGCTGGTGGTCGGGCTGACGATCGTCGGCTGCGCACTCGGCCATGAACTGGTCCGCCGCATCGCCTGGCTGCGGCCGCTGTTCGGGCTGCCGGCGCAGCCGCGCGTGCGATCACCGTGGCTGTCGTGGCGGCTCAGTCCGCCCACTCCGGATCGGCGGTGAACACGATGGTCAGCCAGCGGTCGGGGGTGTCGGCACCGATCGCCTCGCCGATCTCGTCGCGCAGCAGGTCCCATTCCTCCACCGTCCTGGCCGGCGCGCCCGGCGGCACGATGAAGGCCAGCTCGATCTGCCGTCCACGCCCGACCCGCGCCACGTAGGCGCGGTAATCGACGAACCCGTAGCGGGCGACGATCGTCTGCGCGATGGTGTCGACATGCTGTTTCA
This portion of the Luteimonas yindakuii genome encodes:
- a CDS encoding LytTR family DNA-binding domain-containing protein, encoding MSANVDPTARGAAERLLAVRRPLEVGYWVISCALSAIGNSLTARIDVARAGLQFADWEVATWESSSALAVLLLAPLVIAFTARWPVHVDNWLRRVPLYLLASVVWSLLHVGLMVTMRKLVYAMQGTTYVFGDAFGYEYLKDARTFLGIVVLLHMYRLLVRRIQGEASLLAAPDHGPPAEPVERPERFLVRKLGREFLVAATDIEWVQGAGNYANLHVRGHVYPLRSTLAQLQERLDPARFLRVHRSHLVNLAQIASIEPVDSGDARIHLHDGTVVPCSRRYRDQLKAAGT
- a CDS encoding acyltransferase family protein → MQRRHDLDTLRVCAFALLILYHVGMVYVPDWDFHLKSPVELAWIEWPMVLVNRWRMSLLFLLSGITLGLVLARAPSLRLATRRSWRLLLPLAFGIVAIVPVQAYCEARTLGTIDAGYGAFLLRYLQLRPWPAGTFTGGEYGFTWNHLWYLAYLWTYTMLVLAARPLLLATGGARLAAWLATRGRWLLWTLPPLAFLAALLVLAPRYPSTHALAGDWFNHARYFGAFAFGLLVAGSAPMWEALRARRRRLAGLALVGATLYMGLRALGRLVDSGRVSPEPFLALMPEACWDLLSSAGHALYWWTALLALLGWAAHALDRPWPGLAYVSSAVYPWYILHQSPIILAAYWLIPFGLGPVLEPLLVVGLTIVGCALGHELVRRIAWLRPLFGLPAQPRVRSPWLSWRLSPPTPDRR